GCCGGCCTGGAGCAGGAGGTGGTGGTGGTCGGCGGGATCGAAAAAATCGATATTTTCAGTCAGGCGCGCTACGCCGAGGTCAATCGCGAGTCTCAGGAGCTCTTGCGCGCCGATCCTCAGTTCGTCGCCGATCTGGGGCTGTAGATGGGGGCGAGTGTCGCCGCGGGGCATGTGCCGGTAATGCCCAAGGAGGTGCTGGAGTACCTCCAGCCGCGGAGCGGCGGCATTTTTCTCGACGGCACCCTGGGCGGTGCCGGGCATGCGCGGTTGATTCTGGAGGCCGCGGCGCCCGAGGGACGTCTGATCGGCCTGGACCGCGACCCCGCCGCCTTGCGGCGCGCCCAGGAGCAGTTGGCCGACCAGGGCCGGAGGGTGGCTCTTTTCCATCGCAATTTCGCCGAGATGTCTCAGGTCGCGGGCGAGCTGGGAATCATCGGTGTCGACGGCATTCTGCTGGATCTCGGGGTGTCGTCCTATCAGTTGGATGAGGCGGAGCGCGGGTTTTCCTTTCGCGGCGACGCGCCCCTCGATATGCGCATGGATCCCTCCGTCGGCAGGACCGCCGCCGAGATCCTGGAAACCGCCGAAGAGCGGGAGTTGGAGAAGATTTTTCGAGATTTCGGCGAGGAACGCTTCGCGCGGCGGATCGCTCGGCGCATCGTGCAGGTCCGCAACATCCGGCCCTTGCGCACCACCGGTGAGTTGGCCGAATTGGTGCGTGATACGGTGCCCGGAGGCAGGGTGCCGGGACGCATCCATCCGGCGACGCGGGTTTTTCAGGGTCTCAGGATCTTTGTCAACGACGAACTGCGATATGTGGAGGAAGGGTTGCGCCAGGCCCTGGATCTGTTGCTGCCCGAGGGGCGCCTGGTCGTCATCAGCTTTCATTCCCTGGAAGATCGTATCGTCAAGCATTTTTTTCGCGAAGAAGCGCGCGGATGCATCTGCCCTCCGCGTGTTCCTCGCTGTGTGTGCGGGCATCTGCCGCGGGTCGAACTGCTGACCCGGCGTGGCGTGCGTCCCGCCGCGGAGGAAATCGATGCCAATCCCCGGTCGCGCAGCGCGGTGCTGCGGGCGGTGCGGCGGCTGCCTTCGCCCTGAAGTGACCGACAGGAGTAATTGCATGGCCCATTCCCTTCCCCATCTGTTCCCTTCCGGCGTGCGGCTGAATCTGGCGCGTCCGCGTCTGCTGCCGCTCCTTCTGTTTGTCGGCCTGGTGCTGGTGATCTCGCTGTTCTTCGTCTGGTCGCGCATTCAGGTGTTTCAGCTCAAATACGAAATTTCAGCCCTGGAAACAGCCCTGCGCGACGCTCAGCAAGAGGAGCGGCGGCTGAGGCTGGAGGTGGCCAGTCTTCGCAACCCCTCACGCATAGAAAACATCGCGCGCACCAAGCTGGGCCTGCGCCCGCCGGTGCCTGAGCAGATCATCAACGTGCGCTGACAGCTTTCGGAAAGGACGCTCTCCCAAGGTGGCTATCCGACCCAATAAAAGTGTCGAGAACGTGGAGCGGTGGTTCCGCCTGCGGTTGCGCCTGGTCGGCGTCCTTTTCCTGGCGGCCTTCGTCGTGGTGGTGGGCCGCGCCTACTATCTGCAGGTGCGCAACGGCGATGTGTGGCAGAAGCGCGCCGAGCAACAGTTTCAGCGCGCCGTGCCCTTGGCTCCGCAGCGGGGCACCATTTTTGACCGCAATGGCGAGGAAATGGCGGTCAGCCTCGAGAACGATTCCATCTATGCCGATCCGGGGCGCCTGAAGGATATCGCGGAAACCGCGCGGCAGCTGGCGCAAGCTCTGGATCTCAAGGCGGCGGATCTGCAGAAAAAGCTCAGTGGCCCGCGTGGTTTTGTCTGGGTCAAGCGGCGGGTGACGCCGGCGGAAAGCGAGAGAGTCAAGGCTCTGGGGCTGGCCGGTGTCGGATTTATCAAGGAGCACAAGCGCTATTACCCCAATGCGGAAATCGGCGCCCAGCTGATTGGTTTCACCGGGCTTGATCCGCAGGGTCTCGAAGGGGTGGAATTGGCCTACGATCAATATCTGCTGGGCGACGGCGGCTATCTGCTGATGGAGCAGGACGCCCTGGGCCGCGGCATGACGGCCGGCAACAATGTCGTGCGCGAAGGCGATCTCGGTCACAGCCTTTATCTGACCATCGATCGCAACCTGCAATTTCTCGTGGAGAAGGAGCTGGCCGCGCAGGTGCGGGCCATGCGCGCCCGCGCCGGTACGGTGGTGTTGCTCGATCCGGCCACGGGGCGGGTTTTGGCCATGGCCAGTCAGCCCGATTACAATCCCAATGCCTTCTGGAAATACAAACCGGAGCAGTGGCGCAACCGGGCCATTTGCGATTCCTTTGAGCCCGGTTCGACCTTCAAGATTTTCTTGATCGCGGCGGCCCTGGAACAGGGCGTGGTCAAGAAGAACCAGACGATTTACTGTGAAAACGGCAAATTTCGCGTCGGCGGACGCACCATCAACGATCATAAGCCCTACAAGAATCTGACGGTGCCGGAGATTCTCAAGGTCAGCTCCAACATCGGCACGGCCAAGATCGCCAAGTCTTTGGAGCGAGAGCGGTTTCATCATTATATTGAGCGCTTCGGCTTCGGCGCGCCGACGGGAATCGATCTGCCCGGCGAGGCCGTGGGGCTGGTGCGCAATCCCTCGCAGTGGTTTGAAATTGATTTGGCCGCAATTTCCTTCGGCCAGGGGATCAGCGTCACGCCCATGCAGTTGGCGGCGGCCACGGCGGCCATCGCCAATGGGGGCACTTTGATGCGTCCCTACCTGGTGGAAAAAATCGTCGATAGCCACGGCCAGGTGGTGCGTCAGCAGACACCGACGGCGGTGCGCCGCGTCGTGTCGCGGGAAACCGCCGATCTGGTGCGCGAAATGATGGCCGCGGTCACGGAAACCGGCGGCACGGGGACGCTCGCGGCCGTTCCTGGCTTTCGCGTGGCCGGCAAGACCGGCACGGCGCAGAAGGTTGATCCGGTGACGGGTGGTTACTCGGTGGATAAGCGGGTGTCCTCCTTTGTCGGTTTTGTTCCCGTCGAAGATCCGAAACTGGTCATGGTGGTGATGCTGGACGAACCCCAGGAGCAGACCTATGGTGGTCTGGTCGCGGCACCAATCTTCTCGCGCATCGCCACTCCTGCGCTGATTCATCTGGGCATTTCGCCGACCGCGCCGCGGCAGGAAAGCCCGTTGCCGCCGGTGATCGAGGCACGCAATCTGGTGCCTCTGGCGCCGCTGATCGAACCCGCGCCGGGGGGTGAAGGGCCGGGGCGCATGCCGGATCTGACCGGCATGAGTTATCGTCAGGTGCTGCAAGTCATGGAGCGTACCGGCCTCAATATTCGCCTGGAAGGATCGGGGCGGGTGGTGGAGCAGGTGCCGCGTTACGGTGAGCCGATTCGTTATGATTCCGAGGTGCGCGTGCGCCTCGCCAGTTCCTCTTAAAGCCTTTGACTTTTTTCGGCAGGAATAGGAAAATGCGCGATTCTGTGAAGCTTTCCCAGCTGATTTCGGGATTTTGTCCGGCAGGGATCCTGCCGGATCCGCAGATTCGCGCCCTGCATTACGACAGCCGCCGCGTGGAGCCCGGCAGCCTGTTTTTTGCCCTGCGCGGCGAGAAGGCAGATGGGCATCGGTTCATCGGCCAGGCCGTCGCCCGCGGAGCGGTGGCGGTGGTCATGGAAGAACCCGGGGAGCTTCCCCCCGGCATCGCCGCTCTGGTGGTGCCCGACAGTCGCGCGGCCCTGGCAGAGGCGGCGGCGGCGTTTTTCGCTGATCCGACCGCCGGGATGTGCGTGGTGGGCGTCACCGGAACCAACGGCAAAACCACCACCACCTGGCTGCTCGAAGCGATCCTGACGGCGGCGGGTCGTCGCCCGGCGGTCATGGGCACGGTCAATTATCGGTTCGGCGCGCTTCAGTTGGCGGCGCCTCATACTACTCCCGAAGCGCTTGAACTCATGCAGGTGGTTTGCGATTTTCGCGCGCGGGGAGCCGACAGCCTGGTGATGGAGGTTTCCAGTCACGCTCTGCAGCAGCATCGGGCCGATGGGGTGCATTTTTCCGTGGGCGTCTTCACCAATCTGACCCCGGAACACCTTGATTACCACGGCGACATGGAAGCCTATTTCGCCAGCAAGAAACGCTTGTTCAGCGATCTGTTGCCGCGCGATGGGGGCCGCGCCGTGATCCATGTCGGGGATGCCTTCGGTCGCCGCCTTGCCGCCGAGATGCCCGACGCCCTGACCTGCGGCTGTCGGCCGGAGGCCCTGGTCAGGCCGCTGACGGTGGAGCTTTCCCTGGACGGCATCCGTGCCCGCATTCAGACACCGCGGGGGCATCTGGACATTCGCTCGCGTCTGCTCGGGCAGTTCAACCTGGAAAATCTGCTGTGCGCGGTGGCGGCGGCCGAAGCGCTGGACCTTCCGCCCGCCGCCATCGAAGCCGGACTGGCTCAGGCGCCTCAGGTGCCCGGGCGCCTGGAGCGGGTGGAAAACCGGCGCGGCGCCGTGATTCTGGTGGATTATGCGCACACGGGCGATGCCCTGGAGAAAGCCCTGGTCACCGTGCGCGAACTTGACCCGCGTCGGGTTCTGGTGGTCTTCGGCTGCGGCGGCGACCGCGACCGGCGCAAGCGTCCGGTCATGGGCGCCGTGGCCGCGCGCCACGCCGATCTGGCGGTGGTGACCAGCGACAATCCGCGCAGTGAAAACCCACGGGCGATTATCGACGAGATTCTGGCGGGCGTGCGTCAGGCGGGTGCCTCGTTGCTGACGCGCGAAGCGCTGACCACGGCGGGGCAGCGTGGCTACCTGGTCGAACCGGACCGGCGGCGCGCCATCGAACTGGCCGTTTCCCTTCTGGAGCCCGGCGATGTATTGCTGGTGGCGGGTAAGGGCCACGAAGACTATCAGATTGTAGGCAACGAGCGCTTTCATTTCGACGATCGCGAAGAAGTGAAACGCGCTCTTGGGGAGCAGGAGGTATAGCTGATGAAACTTGATCTGGCGACGATAGCCCGGGTGACGGGCGGAACTCTGCTTCCGCCGGGAG
This is a stretch of genomic DNA from Geoalkalibacter sp.. It encodes these proteins:
- a CDS encoding penicillin-binding protein, encoding MERWFRLRLRLVGVLFLAAFVVVVGRAYYLQVRNGDVWQKRAEQQFQRAVPLAPQRGTIFDRNGEEMAVSLENDSIYADPGRLKDIAETARQLAQALDLKAADLQKKLSGPRGFVWVKRRVTPAESERVKALGLAGVGFIKEHKRYYPNAEIGAQLIGFTGLDPQGLEGVELAYDQYLLGDGGYLLMEQDALGRGMTAGNNVVREGDLGHSLYLTIDRNLQFLVEKELAAQVRAMRARAGTVVLLDPATGRVLAMASQPDYNPNAFWKYKPEQWRNRAICDSFEPGSTFKIFLIAAALEQGVVKKNQTIYCENGKFRVGGRTINDHKPYKNLTVPEILKVSSNIGTAKIAKSLERERFHHYIERFGFGAPTGIDLPGEAVGLVRNPSQWFEIDLAAISFGQGISVTPMQLAAATAAIANGGTLMRPYLVEKIVDSHGQVVRQQTPTAVRRVVSRETADLVREMMAAVTETGGTGTLAAVPGFRVAGKTGTAQKVDPVTGGYSVDKRVSSFVGFVPVEDPKLVMVVMLDEPQEQTYGGLVAAPIFSRIATPALIHLGISPTAPRQESPLPPVIEARNLVPLAPLIEPAPGGEGPGRMPDLTGMSYRQVLQVMERTGLNIRLEGSGRVVEQVPRYGEPIRYDSEVRVRLASSS
- a CDS encoding UDP-N-acetylmuramoyl-L-alanyl-D-glutamate--2,6-diaminopimelate ligase; amino-acid sequence: MRDSVKLSQLISGFCPAGILPDPQIRALHYDSRRVEPGSLFFALRGEKADGHRFIGQAVARGAVAVVMEEPGELPPGIAALVVPDSRAALAEAAAAFFADPTAGMCVVGVTGTNGKTTTTWLLEAILTAAGRRPAVMGTVNYRFGALQLAAPHTTPEALELMQVVCDFRARGADSLVMEVSSHALQQHRADGVHFSVGVFTNLTPEHLDYHGDMEAYFASKKRLFSDLLPRDGGRAVIHVGDAFGRRLAAEMPDALTCGCRPEALVRPLTVELSLDGIRARIQTPRGHLDIRSRLLGQFNLENLLCAVAAAEALDLPPAAIEAGLAQAPQVPGRLERVENRRGAVILVDYAHTGDALEKALVTVRELDPRRVLVVFGCGGDRDRRKRPVMGAVAARHADLAVVTSDNPRSENPRAIIDEILAGVRQAGASLLTREALTTAGQRGYLVEPDRRRAIELAVSLLEPGDVLLVAGKGHEDYQIVGNERFHFDDREEVKRALGEQEV
- the rsmH gene encoding 16S rRNA (cytosine(1402)-N(4))-methyltransferase RsmH, whose translation is MGASVAAGHVPVMPKEVLEYLQPRSGGIFLDGTLGGAGHARLILEAAAPEGRLIGLDRDPAALRRAQEQLADQGRRVALFHRNFAEMSQVAGELGIIGVDGILLDLGVSSYQLDEAERGFSFRGDAPLDMRMDPSVGRTAAEILETAEERELEKIFRDFGEERFARRIARRIVQVRNIRPLRTTGELAELVRDTVPGGRVPGRIHPATRVFQGLRIFVNDELRYVEEGLRQALDLLLPEGRLVVISFHSLEDRIVKHFFREEARGCICPPRVPRCVCGHLPRVELLTRRGVRPAAEEIDANPRSRSAVLRAVRRLPSP
- the ftsL gene encoding cell division protein FtsL: MAHSLPHLFPSGVRLNLARPRLLPLLLFVGLVLVISLFFVWSRIQVFQLKYEISALETALRDAQQEERRLRLEVASLRNPSRIENIARTKLGLRPPVPEQIINVR